A single Candidatus Thermoplasmatota archaeon DNA region contains:
- a CDS encoding transposase has product MAVNVNAELPIAITFTDANTHDSTQFKPVYTKVKSYKTEHPTQYFLGDKAFDSSSIRQILLKDKVTPIIKAARTKIKPQYPPEFKKTYKKGTAVERFFSRF; this is encoded by the coding sequence GTGGCTGTAAATGTCAACGCTGAACTACCCATTGCCATCACCTTTACAGATGCCAACACCCATGATTCAACCCAGTTTAAACCAGTCTATACCAAGGTGAAATCATACAAAACTGAACATCCAACACAATATTTTCTCGGAGATAAAGCCTTCGATTCATCTTCCATTAGGCAGATCCTGCTCAAAGACAAAGTTACACCCATCATTAAGGCTGCACGAACGAAAATCAAACCACAATATCCACCAGAATTTAAAAAAACCTACAAGAAAGGAACCGCAGTAGAACGGTTCTTCTCCAGATTT